The genomic stretch TGAAGGTGAGCTGCCTTCTGGATGTTGGCTACGCCGATCCTGCCGAAGGTGGCCCCAGCCCCCGTCACACCGTCCGTAAGGAAATGGGTGAATTGGTGGAAGAACTTTAATTTTCTGAAATTAAGTCTATTTTAGCCGAAAAATTCTAACGTCTTGCTCATCAATGAGTTAGGCGTTTTTTTATAAAAAAGGCACTTTATTACGCCTTGGGGCCAAATAAAGTGAGCCTTTGTAAATTTCATTTAATTTCTAAATTTCACCCCGAAAACATAAATCGGGTTCGACCCAAAGGATAAATCATGCGTGATCAATTCGAAAGCCCGCTGATTCAGCGTTATGCTTCTAAGGAAATGAGTTTCATCTTCAGCCCGCAGTACAAGTTCCAGACTTGGCGCAAGCTGTGGATCTTCTTGGCTGAATCCGAAATGGAACTTGGCCTGCCCATTACCCAGGAACAGGTGGACGAACTGAAGGCTCACGCTACCGACATCAACTTTGATGTTGCCGAAGCCGAAGAAAAGCGCCGCCGTCACGACGTGATGAGCCACGTTTACGCTTACGGTGTTCAGTGCCCCAAGGCCAAGGGCATCATCCACCTGGGTGCAACTTCCGCTTTCGTTGGTGACAACACCGACCTCATCCAGATGCAGCAGGCTTTGATTATCGTCCGTAAGCGCCTCTGCCGCGTGATGGATAAGCTCTCCAAGTTCGCTATGGAATACAAGGACATGGCTCAGCTTGGTGCAACTCACTTCCAGGCTGCACAGCTCACCACCGTGGGTAAGCGTGCTTGCCTCTGGCTCCAGGACCTCCTCATCGACCTGGAAGAAGTCAACTTCCTCATCGAAGTTCTTCCGTTCCGCGGCGTGAAGGGCACCACCGGTACCCAGGCTTCCTTCATGGACCTGTTCAACGGCGACGAAGAAAAGATCATGGAACTGGACCGCCGCGTCACAGCCAAGGCTGGCTTCAAGCGCGTGCTCACCATCACCGGCCAGACCTACACCCGTAAGTGGGACAACCGCGTGAACCAGGTGCTCAGCTCCATCGCTCAGTCCCTCCACAAGTTTGCAACCGACATGCGCCTCATGCAGGGCGTTAAGGAAGTGGAAGAACCGTTTGAAAAGACCCAGATCGGTTCCTCCGCCATGGCTTACAAGCGTAACCCCATGCGTTCCGAACGTATCTGCTCTCTGGCCCGTTTCGTCATGGCCCAGGTGAACAGCACCGCCATCACTCAGGCTACCCAGTGGTTCGAACGTACTCTGGACGACTCCGCCAACAAGCGTCTCGCCATTCCTGAAGCATTCCTCGCTATGGATGCAATGCTCATCATCGCTGAAAACGTGACCAACGGCCTCGTTGTTTACCCGAAGGTGATCGAAAAGCGCATCATGGCTGAACTTCCGTTCATGGCTACCGAAAACATCATCATGGAAGGCGTGAAGAATGGCGGCGACCGTCAGGAACTCCACGAAGAAATCCGCGTGATGAGCCAGGAAGCTGGCCGCGTCGTTAAGGAACAGGGTAAGGATAACGACTTGCTCGAACGCGTCCTCAAGAACGAAAAGCTCCAGAAGCTGGGCATCACCGAAGAAAAGCTGAAGGAAATCCTGGACCTTCGCAAGTTCGTTGGCCGCGCTCCTGGTCAGGTTGTGAAGTTCGTGACCGAAGAAGTCCGCC from Fibrobacter sp. encodes the following:
- the purB gene encoding adenylosuccinate lyase, which encodes MRDQFESPLIQRYASKEMSFIFSPQYKFQTWRKLWIFLAESEMELGLPITQEQVDELKAHATDINFDVAEAEEKRRRHDVMSHVYAYGVQCPKAKGIIHLGATSAFVGDNTDLIQMQQALIIVRKRLCRVMDKLSKFAMEYKDMAQLGATHFQAAQLTTVGKRACLWLQDLLIDLEEVNFLIEVLPFRGVKGTTGTQASFMDLFNGDEEKIMELDRRVTAKAGFKRVLTITGQTYTRKWDNRVNQVLSSIAQSLHKFATDMRLMQGVKEVEEPFEKTQIGSSAMAYKRNPMRSERICSLARFVMAQVNSTAITQATQWFERTLDDSANKRLAIPEAFLAMDAMLIIAENVTNGLVVYPKVIEKRIMAELPFMATENIIMEGVKNGGDRQELHEEIRVMSQEAGRVVKEQGKDNDLLERVLKNEKLQKLGITEEKLKEILDLRKFVGRAPGQVVKFVTEEVRPAIDAVEDWNNIDAGELNV